A genomic stretch from Styela clava chromosome 5, kaStyClav1.hap1.2, whole genome shotgun sequence includes:
- the LOC120345103 gene encoding dual specificity protein phosphatase 12-like — protein MHVIEDNLCLGSIKDTNEVDNLQKEGIGYILTLDIKPLASNLTGHFCTKFVPLEDIEAADILGKLPECLSFCDNAVKNGKLLVHCHAGVSRSVCIVTAYLMKKYSITLMEAEERVRAVKGDIQMNAGFVHQLLLFETMKWKVDEDHPVYKKHKFKMLKHEIENEGHQQLSSSFIADNPMMSSNKSGSNSCVYKCKKCRKPVFEQRNIYPHEIDSSKAFHAKLSEINTVMKCSSYFLEPIKWMEKNITSNLNGRLDCPYCSFRIGRFNWAGTQCSCGRWVTPALQIHASNVDKTAIN, from the coding sequence GAGCATAAAGGATACAAATGAAGTTGACAACTTACAAAAGGAGGGAATTGGGTACATTTTGACATTGGATATTAAACCTCTGGCCTCCAACTTGACTGGTCATTTTTGCACAAAATTTGTGCCTTTGGAAGACATTGAAGCTGCCGATATTTTGGGAAAACTTCCAGAGTGCTTAAGCTTTTGTGATAATGCAGTCAAAAATGGCAAACTTTTGGTACATTGCCATGCGGGCGTGTCAAGAAGTGTATGTATTGTTACTGCCTATTTAATGAAAAAGTATTCAATAACTTTAATGGAAGCTGAAGAAAGAGTACGGGCAGTGAAAGGGGATATACAAATGAATGCTGGATTTGTTCACCAACTACTCCTTTTTGAAACTATGAAATGGAAGGTGGATGAGGATCACCCAGTTTATAAAAAGCACAAGTTCAAAATGTTAAAACATGAAATTGAGAACGAGGGTCACCAACAGTTATCTTCTTCTTTCATAGCTGACAACCCTATGATGTCTAGCAACAAGAGCGGATCAAATAGCTGTGTCTACAAGTGCAAAAAATGCCGAAAACCggtatttgaacaaagaaatatatatccTCAtgaaattgatagctcaaaagCATTTCATGCCAAACTTTCTGAAATAAACACTGTCATGAAATGCAGCTCATATTTTCTTGAACCCATCAAATGGATGGAAAAAAATATAACTTCAAATTTAAATGGCAGACTTGATTGTCCCTATTGCTCTTTTCGAATTGGAAGATTTAACTGGGCAGGAACTCAATGTTCATGTGGACGTTGGGTTACCCCAGCTTTACAAATACATGCTAGCAATGTGGATAAAactgcaataaattaa